A section of the Girardinichthys multiradiatus isolate DD_20200921_A chromosome 5, DD_fGirMul_XY1, whole genome shotgun sequence genome encodes:
- the ptger1a gene encoding prostaglandin E receptor 1a (subtype EP1) produces the protein MFALRHFNSSASSLHPHWGNGSAGMVEAMVTDMEHQQQENVTALQNQTSGAMIVVLPMSLGIISNTVALFILVNAYSLQRRRSKATFLLFATSLVITDFFGHVIPGALVLRLYLSGGASPEDSSDSMCQFLGGSMVFFGLCPLFMGCAMAAERCLGVTKPLLHSSLVTKTRTKVCLSVIWLAALSVALLPCFQLGSYTYQEPKTWCFINVLNDTMEVDVAFVVLFSGLGLTSLAVALVCNTISGLTLVLARIRRQPGSHHSARSHDIEMVVQLVGITVTSCICWSPLLILALMSVIHSSSKIVGENLAYYQTLMRIGVRLATWNQILDPWVYILLRRSVLRKIYLIVKCQAGLKDTMIGRWEKSLFPSLDQKEVNQV, from the exons ATGTTTGCTTTGAGGCACTTTAACTCCTCGGCCTCTTCGCTTCATCCTCATTGGGGTAATGGCAGTGCAGGTATGGTGGAAGCCATGGTGACAGATATGGAGCATCAGCAGCAGGAAAATGTCACTGCTTTGCAGAACCAAACCAGTGGTGCCATGATTGTGGTATTGCCAATGTCATTAGGCATCATCTCCAATACTGTGGCTCTTTTCATCCTGGTAAATGCCTACTCTCTGCAGCGCCGGCGCTCCAAAGCTACATTCCTCTTGTTTGCCACTTCTCTGGTGATAACAGACTTCTTTGGCCACGTGATTCCAGGTGCCCTGGTTCTCAGACTCTACCTCAGTGGTGGAGCGAGCCCGGAGGACTCCTCTGATAGCATGTGCCAGTTCCTGGGTGGCAGCATGGTCTTCTTTGGCCTCTGCCCTCTCTTCATGGGCTGTGCCATGGCTGCAGAGCGATGCTTGGGCGTCACCAAACCGCTGCTGCACTCATCCCTAGTCACCAAAACTCGCACAAAGGTCTGCCTGTCCGTCATCTGGCTGGCAGCTCTGTCTGTGGCCTTGCTGCCCTGCTTCCAGCTAGGCTCGTACACCTATCAGGAACCTAAGACCTGGTGCTTCATCAATGTGCTCAATGACACCATGGAGGTGGATGTGGCATTTGTGGTGCTTTTCTCTGGACTCGGCCTTACCTCGCTGGCTGTGGCGTTGGTGTGCAACACAATCAGCGGACTGACACTGGTGCTGGCCCGAATCAGGAGGCAGCCCGGTTCTCATCATTCAGCCCGCTCCCATGACATAGAGATGGTGGTGCAGCTGGTTGGGATCACGGTCACATCATGCATCTGCTGGAGCCCTCTGCTG ATCTTAGCTCTGATGTCAGTGATCCATTCCTCCAGCAAAATTGTGGGTGAAAACCTGGCCTACTATCAAACTCTGATGCGCATAGGAGTGAGGCTGGCCACGTGGAACCAGATTCTTGACCCCTGGGTCTACATCCTGCTGCGCCGCTCCGTCCTCCGCAAAATCTACCTCATTGTGAAGTGCCAGGCAGGCCTGAAGGACACCATGATAGGCCGCTGGGAGAAGAGCTTGTTTCCCAGCTTGGACCAGAAGGAAGTCAACCAAGTCTGA